The nucleotide window AGCTTAGCGACTATAACGAGCATCTGATCGAGTTCATTGCAGACCTGCGCCGCAACCCCAATTATTTCTCCTTCCCGATTATCCTTGTCTGTCACAAGCGGGCCGTTCAGGACGGGTTGGCGGGGCTTGCCGCCGGGGCAAACGACATCGTCTCCTTCCCCTTCTCCGAGCGCTTCTTCGAGAACCGCTTTGACATTCTGGTGCGTGAGGAGCGCTATCGGCTGCAATTGCGCAAGATCTTTTCTGAAGCCCGCCTGCTGATGCCGACGGATGCTGTCACGCGGCTTTATTCGGAAGAGTTCCTCAAGTCGCATCTGGAGGTTTTGCAGCAGGAAGATGCTGGCGCTTCGGTGACCTTCGTGGGGTTTGATCTTTCGTTTGATGCCGTGCATGACAAGCGTGGCGGTGATCGTCTGCCGCCGGCTCTGTTGGCCAAGGTAGGCCGCCTTATCTCGTCGCTGATGCGGGCGGAGGATCTCTTGGCGCGGCTGGACAATGGCTTCATGGTCGGCTTTTTCCCCGATACCGACCTGTTCGAGGCGCGTTTGGCGCTGCAGCGTATCCGCTCGATTGTCCAGCTTAGCCCCTTTGTCGAACAGCATTCGGAACGGGCGGTCTATGTGTCGCTCGACTTCTCCCTGCATTATTGCGACACGCGCAGCCCGGAGTTCAATGTCGAGCGGATCCTCAGGGACCTGTTCGAGAACCCGGTCGTCCGCTTCTGACAGGCGGCACCTCATGCCTATTTTGCGCTGAGGGCCAGTCTTGCCAGCTGCGTCATGATCACAGCTGTGCCCTTTAGCCGGTCGGCAGATGATTTCCAGTCGCGTGCCAGGAAGACTTTCTGATCCGGACGGATCTTGGCCTGCGTTCCCTGCTCCGTGAGATACTGCACAAGACCGACCGGGTTGGCGAACTCGTTGTTGCGGAAGGATACGACGGCACCCTTCGGCCCGGCATCGATTTTTTCGACATTGGCCTTGCGGCACAGACCCTTGATATAGACGATCTTGAGCAGATGCTTGACTTCCTCGGGCTGCGGACCAAAACGGTCAGTCAGCTCGGAGCCGAATTCATCGATCTCGTCTGCTTCCACCAGATCGGCAAGGCGCCGATAGAGGTTGAGCCGCAATTGCAGATCATGGACGTAGCTGTCCGGGATCAGCACCGGTGTGCCGATGGAA belongs to uncultured Cohaesibacter sp. and includes:
- a CDS encoding diguanylate cyclase, which translates into the protein MAKHALIFTSTDLGFDTPQWADVLTQADFAVWSHYAFSEKPIDAVSQASGILLVDLFDVKSEDVAAFVDRAVMLRKEYGFSDARVPMVAIADAAIALTEEQMKPFADILKPPLTQDLIANRLTSLMRLATMRREAERRSLTFKRFGVGLPVVPPPRDLDSQSLLYLGAGAAFLPVQVALPETVETVAALTPSMAMHYLDAKPFDALVVELSDYNEHLIEFIADLRRNPNYFSFPIILVCHKRAVQDGLAGLAAGANDIVSFPFSERFFENRFDILVREERYRLQLRKIFSEARLLMPTDAVTRLYSEEFLKSHLEVLQQEDAGASVTFVGFDLSFDAVHDKRGGDRLPPALLAKVGRLISSLMRAEDLLARLDNGFMVGFFPDTDLFEARLALQRIRSIVQLSPFVEQHSERAVYVSLDFSLHYCDTRSPEFNVERILRDLFENPVVRF